The DNA segment AAGACACgataaatattatagttCTTTAATGAAGGAAACCTTGaatatcatatattttcaattatttatagTAGTGTTAAATGGATGTATCGACGAATTTTTTGTACCTTCTTAATCAGATTCagtttatatttcttttattttcaatgaatatttatttactagaaaaaatataagttattcttcaataatacTAGTTTGTTGTTGTCTACTTCAGTACTTTCAAACCGaaattaacaatataaataactgtatattaaatttaatctttatttttgctcagttttatttgtattgtCTTGCTatctaaaaatttcaaagcaTCGGCTTTTTAATATgcttttcattttattgtttgataaatgacgaaattgattaaaattgattacATTCTCTTAACgttttttataattgttaTACATTTAAAAGGGTTCTTATTGAATGGAATACAGTCAATTAATATACTGAAATCAAATTACAGTTTTAATTGTGTGTACTATAGTTATAGGAGACACAATCGTGCATTCCGTGTTTAATTGTGTCCTAGATGTCCAAAAACGAAGAGCAGTCAGACGGAGATAATATACTAGGTGAAGATACTATTCAAATCATCGTTCCTGGTATTCAGAGAGACTTACAAACTGAAGTCATTCTTGGTTTCGTGTTAAATATCATAATCTATGCGTTCCTATTAATATACTTTTCTGTTACCTTTTGGTACCTTACAACAAGAGTAGTaccatatttatttatagatGAAGTTTTCCACGTAACTCAAACCATCCGTTATATCAAAGGAGATTGGTTTTATTGGGATCCAAAAATTACAACTCCGCCTGgtctttatatattaggCTATCTGAATTATCAAATCGTAAAAATGTTCACTTCGTGGAGTACCACTACACTTTTAAGGTTAGTTAATTTAATTGGAGGAACAGTTATACTGCCTGCTGTTGTACTAAGACCactgtttttatttaatgcCATTGGATTTTGGCCTATTACATTGATCTCTTTCCCATTGATGACGACATACTATTACTTATACTACACAGACGTATGGTCAACCATATTCATTATGCAATCATTAAATGTTATAATAACGTTACCACTGGGTGAAAATTATAGTATTTGGTTAAGTGCATTTTTCGCTGGTATAAGCTGTTTATTCAGGCAGACAAATATCATTTGGTGTGGATTTATCATGGTATTGGCAATTGAAAGAAGAGCAATGAttcaaaaagaatttaacactcacaattttaataattatttgaaggCATTTATCTACTCAGttgatgaatttaaaaCTGTCGTGTTACCATATATGattaatttcatattatttttcatttactTACTTTGGAATAGGTCAATTACATTAGGTGACAAATCCAATCACTCTGTAGGAATTCATTTAGTTCAAATTTTCTACTGCATCTTTTTTATAACGATATTCAGTCTCCCACTATGGCTctcaaaaaatttcataCTAGGTTATTTAAGAAGATGGAACGTCAAATTCattcaatcaatttttgaaataattggtatcattattattattcgtTATTTTACAAAAGTGCATCCATTTTTATTGGCGGATAACAGACACTATACATTTTACTTGttcaagaaaataattGGAAACCAAAGAAGACTAATCAAATATGGATTAATGTCTCTGgtatatcatttttcaatatttacTTATGTCGAACTGATGAGGACATGTGAATTGACATTCCACCCTATCTTGCCATTACCAATTAAAGAGACAATTACATTGCCAGTACAATTAACGCATATATCATGGACTGCGCTTATTTTATGTACTATAGTAACCCTGGTGCCATCGCCATTATTCGAACCTCGTTACTATATCATTCCATACTACTTCTGGAGAATATTTGTGACATGTAATGCAGAACCAATTATAGGAGACATTCAACCTCCACCTACCGGATTACCTCCAATAACCATCGCCGCAACCAATAGGCTATTATTCGAGTTTCTTTGGTTCATGTTAATAAACATAATGACCCTAATTGTTTTCATTAAGTACGAATTCAGTTGGTATACAGAACAATTCCCACAACGTATTATTTGGTGAATTagatttccaaaatttCATGTGGCACTAGAAAGACCTTATTTTGCATTCCACATCCCACTTGTTTCATAAAACTATGACTAAATTAGACCCATCTAAGCTTTCATCTACCGCAACATAGTTTTCTTTGGGACATAGTCTCCACACGCACACGTCCACCCAATCGacatcaaaaattatacaTATAGATATAAACGTAAATAGTATAAACTAAAGTTTATAGTGTCACATGGAAAACCTTTCCCTCAATACTTAGACGTACCTTGAATGCTATGAACATACAATGACCAAGTGACAATCGAATCCAATTCACATGGATGTCTCATTGCTGTCGCCGGAAACACACATATACTGATACATTCAGGGTTGCCCCTTGCAAGCAATACCAATCCCAAATCCAAACTGATACTACTACCAACACTAGAAGACTGTATTACCTTTAAGAATAACCATCCATTGAGAAACATCACTTATCCATCGCAGCAATTATCGCTATTCTCTTCTCATCACTTATGCctgtttttgaaatttcaatgttttTCCTATTTAGGCTAACAGGTAAACACAAAATATCGATGCCTTCGAAGAAAAAGTCAGAAATTATTTGTGAAGAGGCACAAAAGAGGTTAAAGTGAATAAAATAGTAGTCAAGTGATGGCAAAGAAGGACAATTAGAACCATTAACAGGTTTTGTTAGATAGATGAATAGACGGCTCAGGATGCTGATATATGTCGTAACTATACACATTCTTTCGCACTCTTTAACCACCCTCTTTTTGACTTTTAATAAAGCAAGATGTAGTTCCGGGATGGGAACTCTAAGTTATGTTTCGAGTATTAACTATTATTAACAGAAAGTTAAGTAATTCGTAATCATGGGTCCATTAAAGCGtcattttgataaatttgcAAATTATGTTTCAGTTTTGGGTAACGTTATTGATATCtcttgaaaatttaaaggagaaaaatattatttgacaATTATCCCATCAGTAATACTActtttttgtaaatatttcttttagtGATCGTTAACAAGGATTAGAtactattatatatatatatgtatatgtgtgtatgtCCGTGTTAGTTTGTTCTATATAATTACTATTTATTCTTTGTAGCTTTTGAGAATTAAACGTAAGTTCACATTTGTTGAATCATTCACATCAGCATCTCAGCATCTACACACAAATGAACAAtcaattagaaaaaaaagtCTTATTAGACAAGACAAATACCAAACTAAGCGTACAAAACACTAATGTTGTTAAAGACTATAAAGCTAATGATATACTCAAACCATATAGAAAAACCAATTCAGATAATGGACTCCTCAGAAGCGTACCTTGTGATAGAGCCATTCGAGTGAATAACAGCGACTCGAATAGAATCAAGAAACCAATTGGGCCGGTTCATAAGCAACTTGTCAATAAGATTAAGGAACAATTTTCTCGAAACAAATTCTTCTCACCAACTGATGCGATCCTTTCACCATGTTCTGAAAAGATTAATAATCATCGAGAAAAAACATATAAAGTTAAATCTACTCCTGAAAGATTAAACTTTAAGAAAAtcgatgatgaagaagatatcGATATTTCATAAAGGGCCGTTTTGCATTAAAAATGGTGGCTTCACATACAAGctatacaaaaataaattgtaaTTGTTTCTTGAACAGATTACCATAGATTACGCATTTACATCCAAGGAGcaaataaattacattAGCATTTAACTatgtttgtttttcttttatctAAAGAAACtaatatattcaactaTTTTATCTAACTATAACAAATATACCaatacaatattattttgaaaaatgtttaaatttatttttaaattacgTAAATTATTGAAGCAACTATTGTACGtaaatgataattcaattattatcttttctAAGAggtttttttatataactATTCACATGTATTTGAACaacatattatttatttggtaGTAGTTGATATCAAacatttcattttattgaaGTATGTCtatttctcttttttcaaACGAGCATCAGATAGAGTATTCAATAACAATGCTTCGTTGTCTAATACCACTCTATTAGGCGACTTAGCCAGTATATCAGCGATATCTTTAGCTGTATCCAATCTTTTAAGTTCGACGTAatcttttgattttttaattgcttCACCAATCAATTCTGCAGACTTAGCTTCACCTTGAGCTTTAACGACCATACCTTGTTTTTCTTGTCTTGCTTTATCCACTACAAAAGCTGCTCTTTGTGCATCTTGTTGAGCGATTTGTTTAGCTTCTACAGCAGTGGTGAACTCGGGAGAGAAAGTCATATATGTTATTGAAACATCATCTAAAGTAATATTAAACTTCTGAGCTCTTAAAACCAAGTTATCACGTATCAATCTTGAAACTTTATCTCTTTGAGTAATTAATTGGGAAGCATTGAATTGTGCAACAACTGCTTTCAAAACTTCATTCACAATAGAAGGTAACACTCTTTCATCATAGTCTTGGCCTAAAGTACGGTATATAGTGGGAAGTTGAGTGACGTTTGGTCTAGATAAGACTCTGCATGTAATATTCACCATTTGTAAATCTTTAGTACCTGTCAACGAAGCAACATTACGGGGTTTTGCTCTGACATCATAGATCACCGGAGTTTCAATCCAAGGTATCACAAAATGAGTACCTTCAGTATATATCTTATTAGAGACACCACCAATACGCGAATAAACAATTGCTCTATGACCACCATCAACGTTGAACAAAGCTGAATTACCCAACACAGCAGCACCACCAAGTAATAACAGTGCCCCAACGCCTGAAAATACACCTTTAGGCACACCGGGACCCGGATTTCCTCTTGGATTCTGTTGTGCTTTTGCAACCTGTTGTTGCAGCATCTTAGCAAATCTTTGAAAGTCACCTGCGTTTCTACTCATCTTGATGAAAATTCTTTGTCTTCCAGTGTAAGTCTATAGGAATCTAATCTTCTCAAATcttcaattattaaatctaaCAATTCCTTAACCTCTTCGTACCGATACACAGCACTTTTATATTAGTTATACTTTCATAATAATTGTTCTTTAACCAACCCACCTCCCTTCTATACTAAAccatattttttcaacaccttcttcttcttctcctTCCTTTTGCCTTTTGCCACAAAAACTAAACGTCACGTGCATGTCACGTTTACAACCGGgtaatatttcaattttgtaGATGAAATAGCCGCGGAGCCACAAAAACAGGAGAAGAGGGGCGGGGGCGCAAAACGTGACTTTTAGTTCTTTGCATATGTTTTAGGAAATCTTCATATAAATAGCCGAGGATATTGTTATGCAGATTTACAATATTGTCGTATATACcttatacatatataaaggtTTATGTTTATTGAGTTGGCGGTTAACATTATTTTACTCCTTTTATTCGTCAAGTTGGCATGATTGTATAAGAAAAAGTAaactattaattaattaattaattaatcaACAATCAATTAAGAATACTAGTGATACACATATAcagacatatatatatatagaataaaaaaaaatggaatttCCTTTACAACAAGCTTGTATGAATAATGACTTTAAAACTGTAAAAGAATTGGTCTCGGAAGATCATTCATTagtttttaaaaaagataGTGATGGAAGAGTTGGGTTACATTGGGCTGTTTCTTTTCAGTTTGAACCTATTATTGACTATTTACTCTCATTTATGAAAGAAATGGATATCGATGATTTAGTGGATGATGCAGGTTGGACTCCATTCCACATTGCTTGTTCTGTAGGTAGTTTAAATACCgtgaaaaaattatatgagGGAGATCTCAAGCCAAATCTAGATTTGCTTACATTACAAGGCGTCTCTGCTCTTCATTTAGCCGTGTCAAAAAAACATCTACCTATAGTCGAGTTTCTACTGAATAAAGGTGCCTCAGTTAGagttaaagataaaaaattacaattacCAATACATAGAGCTGCTGCAATTGGGTCAATGGCAATGGTTGACATTCTATGTCAAAAGAATAGTCCAGTGAACGCAAAAGATTTCCAAGGATGGACTCCACTATTCCATGCATTGGCAGAAGGTCACGGTGATGTGGCGGTCCTGTTGGTTAATAAATACAGTGCTGACTATGAAAGTACTGAAAATTCAAACGGAGAGAAACCATTGGACGTGGCATTGAATGAACAAGTTAAGgattatttcattaaaaatgtcCAATAAGAACAATTAACAAAGAACCAccatataaaaaataatgtcgttgtaaatatattgaagtTATAATATCTTGAAATCGAAATCGAAATCATATGAAATAATTAATGTATCGTGATTTTTATATTCGCATTCTTATTTTTCGGTTTAAAAAAGCTACATATGTTTCCAAATATCTAACAAAATGAATAACAAACCACTACAATAAGAATTAAAGTAGTGATGCTTTTTGAGACAAATGATTCACTAATTTACTGattctattttataaatacGCATATATACATTCCTAAATAAGAAGTTAGAGTGCTTGGTTAAATGACCACGTATGAATCCTTTACTAAATCAAATATGTTACAGAACATTACCTCTGTTCAAAATGAGATGAGTTCTCTTAAGGCCTCAActttatttgaaacaatGAGTTTTCTTATAATAGTAGATGATCCAACAGAACTTGAGGCTGCAACTGATATAATGGctcatttaaaaaataattcatgCAAGCATTACGATCTATACAAGGTTTATGAACaagatgataatattaCGACCAGTgaagaatttttgaatactTTTGggaataaatattataatcaacTTATATCAAACACAGTCaatttctctttttataaaataatatcatatcAATTTATGGTGCCCGTTGTAGAATATAAATGGGTAACGGCATGTATAGAATCAGCTTCAATACAAAGAGCTTGTAAATTTTCACCAAACTCTAAGCATTTCTTCAAagattttcaattttatatatcaacGACTGCATTTGCTAAGAATGATATTAGTTATATAACAGagttaattaattatatggGTGGTTATGTCACTGACATTTTATCGAGTAAAGTTACACACGTTGTTGCGGAAAGTACTGATGATCCAGCAATCACTGCTGTTACCAATTTTAATCGAAATTTAGATATTGGTTTCGTGTTTGTAACATGGATACTACTATGTTTTAAGAAGGGGCAAATAGTACCGATAGGAGAGCatgaaataaaacaaaatgcATCTTATAGCATTTGGgccaaaaaaaataatttagcAGTTGAACTGACAAACTGTCCATTTAGCGACAAGTCATCATTATTGGAAGGTCAGAAAATATGtgtaaataatgatattgcAACCGATAATGAATTGAGAATTTTTACTTTGCATCTATTAGAAAACTATGGTGCTACCGTGGCATCGAcagataaaaatgatttcattaatactgataataatgataaatatacTTGTTATCTGGGTTATTCAGAGTCATTTGTTTTAGATAATAAACAGATTAAACATTCTGTAAACTATGCAAATATTTCTTGGATATTGCAAATGCTTTCCCTAGATAATTTCATATCTCcaacaattaatttatcCAATAGTCTGTTACCAGAACCATTATTCAATGTAAATGAACTTATATTGACATATACAACGATTTATGGGCAACAGAGgcattatattaaaaatttggtAACTGCATTAGGTGGAAAAAGTACACCAACATTATCAAAACGAAATActcatttaatatttggtGTTCCATATggtaaaaaatataattatgcACGTTCTAaacttaataaaataaatgtgGTAAACATCAAATGGCTTGAGCAGTGCGTACTTCTAAAGTCGAGGGTTCCTGAAaacttatttgaaaaacCTATAACATCAAACTGTTTCAACGACTCCTCTTTTATTGAACATGCACCAATAcaagatgaagataaaacTGATGCAAAGGCAGAACATCTTGATATTGACTTGTCACAACCTAATGAGGTAAAGGAAATCAATGGCGTTCTTAGATCACCCgcaaaaattgaaataaaggccaaaaatattgaattctCTCATTCTAACGACAATTCAGATGAAGATGAGTCAATCGAGATTACACAAGTAACTCAGCTAACTCCCAAAAATTTACAAACAActtcaaatgataatgatgaagCAAGTCTTGTTGATGACCATACGTATAAGAATGTTAATATTACTAGCCAAAACAGATCAGATACGAAGAATATAGATTCCAAAGTCCTTCTGAGTGATGAAGACAAAAATAACACTGATGCTATTAATTACGGACTCAATTCGAACAATCTGATAAATTCCAATTTCAACggtaatgaaaataaaacagtATTTTCCGAGACAATTTCAGGTGATGCTCCCACGAAGACCTTTGAGACACAGCGTGAAGTTAAATCAAGAACTGAACGACTATTAATAGGTGAAGATAAAGATTCAATTGTCGATAAAGGGAATATTTCCATGGATAGGGGtaaaaatgattcaaatgTACCTATTCAGTTTGATAAGAAGGTCGATGTACCTATAATTCCAGCTGAGATATCCTTTGATCAACAAGTGAATCAAGATGCTTATAGCACAAAACTATCacaaaataaagaaaatattaaagaaagtGGTTATGATCCATTCAATTCAACATTATCACCGCTAACACAGTTAAGTAGTGATGCAGTATCCAAATCCCAAAATAATACCCATAATAATGAGCTTTTGAATCTAGTTTCTTCAAATACTAGTTCGCTAAATAATAATCGAGAGACTAGAAGTCGAAAGAGGAAGTCATCTGCAAGCCAGTCGGAGTCTAAAGATACGGAATCGCGAAAGAGAAGACAGAGTTCAAGGAGATCAAAAGATAAACATGATATCAGTTCCGATATATGTAATAATGATCTCTCAGATAAAGCTACTAAACTTTTATCGGAGGCATTGGATAGGCCGACATACGAGTCCCTACAGGTTGCCTCTTCAATTGATTACGATATGagcaaaaataaaatatatgatattCGTGCTGTCTGCACAGGATGcttagaaaatatttctacggttgatttagaattattaaaagcTTTAGGAATTCATATTTACGataaaatagataataGTTATAATCTGAACACTATTATCGCCCCGAAGAGGATGAGGACAGCAAAATTCTTAAAAAGTTACAGCTTCCAACCattgttgtttttattattacccAAGTTTATTACTGATATTTTGAGTGTTCTTCATACAAAAACTGATTCCGAAAGGACAGACATAGAATTAGACCCTAAAATGTATTCTATCCCAAAGATAGACACCGAGTTGATCTCTAAACGATCCAATATGAACACATTAGTTTTTGAGCGTGCCAACATTGACTCAATTAATTTGGTAAGTGATATTCCGGGGGGAACGGATGTAATATCATCCATTTTAAAAGCACATGGTATTAAAAACGTAAACATTTTAAGCAAACAGCTTACTGAGACGGAATTATTAGAG comes from the Tetrapisispora phaffii CBS 4417 chromosome 1, complete genome genome and includes:
- the DIE2 gene encoding dolichyl-P-Glc:Glc(2)Man(9)GlcNAc(2)-PP-dolichol alpha-1,2- glucosyltransferase (similar to Saccharomyces cerevisiae DIE2 (YGR227W); ancestral locus Anc_5.101), which encodes MSKNEEQSDGDNILGEDTIQIIVPGIQRDLQTEVILGFVLNIIIYAFLLIYFSVTFWYLTTRVVPYLFIDEVFHVTQTIRYIKGDWFYWDPKITTPPGLYILGYLNYQIVKMFTSWSTTTLLRLVNLIGGTVILPAVVLRPLFLFNAIGFWPITLISFPLMTTYYYLYYTDVWSTIFIMQSLNVIITLPLGENYSIWLSAFFAGISCLFRQTNIIWCGFIMVLAIERRAMIQKEFNTHNFNNYLKAFIYSVDEFKTVVLPYMINFILFFIYLLWNRSITLGDKSNHSVGIHLVQIFYCIFFITIFSLPLWLSKNFILGYLRRWNVKFIQSIFEIIGIIIIIRYFTKVHPFLLADNRHYTFYLFKKIIGNQRRLIKYGLMSLVYHFSIFTYVELMRTCELTFHPILPLPIKETITLPVQLTHISWTALILCTIVTLVPSPLFEPRYYIIPYYFWRIFVTCNAEPIIGDIQPPPTGLPPITIAATNRLLFEFLWFMLINIMTLIVFIKYEFSWYTEQFPQRIIW
- the BNS1 gene encoding Bns1p (similar to Saccharomyces cerevisiae BNS1 (YGR230W) and SPO12 (YHR152W); ancestral locus Anc_5.99), which codes for MNNQLEKKVLLDKTNTKLSVQNTNVVKDYKANDILKPYRKTNSDNGLLRSVPCDRAIRVNNSDSNRIKKPIGPVHKQLVNKIKEQFSRNKFFSPTDAILSPCSEKINNHREKTYKVKSTPERLNFKKIDDEEDIDIS
- the PHB2 gene encoding prohibitin subunit PHB2 (similar to Saccharomyces cerevisiae PHB2 (YGR231C); ancestral locus Anc_5.98); protein product: MSRNAGDFQRFAKMLQQQVAKAQQNPRGNPGPGVPKGVFSGVGALLLLGGAAVLGNSALFNVDGGHRAIVYSRIGGVSNKIYTEGTHFVIPWIETPVIYDVRAKPRNVASLTGTKDLQMVNITCRVLSRPNVTQLPTIYRTLGQDYDERVLPSIVNEVLKAVVAQFNASQLITQRDKVSRLIRDNLVLRAQKFNITLDDVSITYMTFSPEFTTAVEAKQIAQQDAQRAAFVVDKARQEKQGMVVKAQGEAKSAELIGEAIKKSKDYVELKRLDTAKDIADILAKSPNRVVLDNEALLLNTLSDARLKKEK
- the NAS6 gene encoding Nas6p (similar to Saccharomyces cerevisiae NAS6 (YGR232W); ancestral locus Anc_5.97), translated to MEFPLQQACMNNDFKTVKELVSEDHSLVFKKDSDGRVGLHWAVSFQFEPIIDYLLSFMKEMDIDDLVDDAGWTPFHIACSVGSLNTVKKLYEGDLKPNLDLLTLQGVSALHLAVSKKHLPIVEFLLNKGASVRVKDKKLQLPIHRAAAIGSMAMVDILCQKNSPVNAKDFQGWTPLFHALAEGHGDVAVLLVNKYSADYESTENSNGEKPLDVALNEQVKDYFIKNVQ
- the TPHA0A05110 gene encoding uncharacterized protein (similar to Saccharomyces cerevisiae RTT107 (YHR154W); ancestral locus Anc_5.94); the encoded protein is MSSLKASTLFETMSFLIIVDDPTELEAATDIMAHLKNNSCKHYDLYKVYEQDDNITTSEEFLNTFGNKYYNQLISNTVNFSFYKIISYQFMVPVVEYKWVTACIESASIQRACKFSPNSKHFFKDFQFYISTTAFAKNDISYITELINYMGGYVTDILSSKVTHVVAESTDDPAITAVTNFNRNLDIGFVFVTWILLCFKKGQIVPIGEHEIKQNASYSIWAKKNNLAVELTNCPFSDKSSLLEGQKICVNNDIATDNELRIFTLHLLENYGATVASTDKNDFINTDNNDKYTCYLGYSESFVLDNKQIKHSVNYANISWILQMLSLDNFISPTINLSNSLLPEPLFNVNELILTYTTIYGQQRHYIKNLVTALGGKSTPTLSKRNTHLIFGVPYGKKYNYARSKLNKINVVNIKWLEQCVLLKSRVPENLFEKPITSNCFNDSSFIEHAPIQDEDKTDAKAEHLDIDLSQPNEVKEINGVLRSPAKIEIKAKNIEFSHSNDNSDEDESIEITQVTQLTPKNLQTTSNDNDEASLVDDHTYKNVNITSQNRSDTKNIDSKVLLSDEDKNNTDAINYGLNSNNLINSNFNGNENKTVFSETISGDAPTKTFETQREVKSRTERLLIGEDKDSIVDKGNISMDRGKNDSNVPIQFDKKVDVPIIPAEISFDQQVNQDAYSTKLSQNKENIKESGYDPFNSTLSPLTQLSSDAVSKSQNNTHNNELLNLVSSNTSSLNNNRETRSRKRKSSASQSESKDTESRKRRQSSRRSKDKHDISSDICNNDLSDKATKLLSEALDRPTYESLQVASSIDYDMSKNKIYDIRAVCTGCLENISTVDLELLKALGIHIYDKIDNSYNLNTIIAPKRMRTAKFLKSYSFQPLLFLLLPKFITDILSVLHTKTDSERTDIELDPKMYSIPKIDTELISKRSNMNTLVFERANIDSINLVSDIPGGTDVISSILKAHGIKNVNILSKQLTETELLENKPDLHYEPKSQKEHVKNYIVIANKASQVKRFRKHLNNLNSHLNEGDTVKSALVVEWNWCVRSIFNLEVDLNSNEGVIFQFP